The following proteins come from a genomic window of Companilactobacillus pabuli:
- a CDS encoding heavy metal translocating P-type ATPase yields the protein MKSYDVQADYKAKNKAKRIKNEFSKETKFTIIRLLISFILLLLGSSSLVTSPINAILLVAAYLVIGSRIVYKAIRNIFHGEIFDENFLMSIATIGAIILGEYPEAIAVMLFYELGNVFEDIAVNRSKKSISALLEVKPNFAMLKIDNKMKKVDPKTVQIGQIIVVRPGEKIPLDGTVVLGSSSVDTSALTGESMPQNIQVGDTALSGSINQNGTLQIKVTKFYSDSTVAKILDLVQNASSKKAGAEKFITKFAKVYTPIVVALAVMLAVIPPLVMQGAWNTWIYRSLIFLVISCPCALVISVPLSFFGGIGAASKQGILVKGSNYLEALNKVDTVAFDKTGTLTRGKFAVVKVAPVTDITKDQLLQMAASVEKNSTHPIASSIQSAYTGKVLPIENATESAGHGLTAVVDDQKVIVGNAKSMRESGINFVESTDIGTIVYVAVGKKFWGHIVIADELKTDAQKAIQLLHNRGIKQTVMLTGDNEKVGHSIAKKLKMSGVYTNLLPENKVSIVNKLLKKSHQTNHKVAFVGDGINDTPVLATADIGFAMGGLGSDAAVEAADIVIMGDEPSKVARAMKIAKRTRQIVIQNISFALIIKVLFLLMGALGMVDMWQAVFADVGVTLIAVLNAIRLQLINFDK from the coding sequence ATGAAATCATACGATGTCCAAGCTGATTACAAAGCAAAAAATAAAGCCAAACGAATAAAAAATGAGTTTAGCAAAGAAACTAAGTTTACCATTATTCGTTTGTTAATATCTTTTATCTTACTACTATTAGGCTCAAGTTCGCTCGTAACGAGTCCGATTAATGCTATTTTATTGGTCGCCGCGTACTTAGTCATCGGTAGTCGGATTGTTTATAAAGCCATTCGCAATATTTTCCACGGTGAAATTTTTGACGAAAACTTCCTGATGAGTATCGCCACGATCGGTGCCATCATTTTGGGAGAGTATCCCGAAGCGATTGCCGTCATGTTGTTTTACGAATTGGGAAATGTTTTCGAAGATATTGCTGTCAATCGTTCCAAAAAGTCAATTTCTGCACTATTAGAAGTTAAACCTAATTTTGCGATGTTAAAAATCGATAATAAAATGAAAAAAGTCGACCCTAAGACGGTTCAAATCGGACAAATTATTGTCGTTCGTCCTGGAGAAAAAATCCCTTTGGATGGAACAGTCGTTTTGGGTAGCTCATCAGTTGATACGTCAGCTTTAACCGGGGAATCGATGCCTCAAAATATTCAAGTTGGTGACACGGCCTTGAGTGGATCAATCAACCAGAATGGAACGCTACAAATTAAAGTTACTAAATTTTACAGTGACTCGACCGTTGCTAAGATTTTGGATTTAGTACAAAACGCCAGCAGTAAAAAGGCCGGTGCCGAGAAATTCATTACTAAATTTGCCAAGGTCTACACACCAATCGTTGTGGCTTTGGCTGTCATGTTGGCTGTGATTCCACCACTAGTTATGCAGGGAGCTTGGAATACTTGGATTTACCGTTCGTTGATTTTCCTAGTAATTTCTTGTCCATGTGCCTTGGTTATCTCAGTGCCATTGAGCTTCTTCGGCGGAATCGGTGCCGCATCTAAGCAAGGAATCTTGGTCAAAGGCAGTAATTACCTAGAAGCCTTGAACAAAGTTGATACCGTCGCTTTTGACAAAACTGGAACTTTAACTCGTGGAAAATTTGCCGTAGTTAAAGTTGCTCCAGTTACTGATATCACTAAAGATCAATTGTTACAAATGGCTGCCAGTGTTGAGAAGAATTCAACTCATCCTATCGCTAGTTCGATTCAAAGCGCTTATACAGGTAAGGTTTTACCAATCGAAAACGCCACTGAATCTGCAGGACATGGTTTGACTGCGGTTGTTGATGATCAAAAAGTTATTGTCGGTAATGCCAAATCAATGCGTGAATCTGGTATCAATTTTGTTGAATCAACTGATATTGGAACAATCGTCTATGTGGCAGTCGGTAAAAAGTTCTGGGGTCACATCGTGATTGCGGACGAACTCAAGACTGATGCTCAAAAAGCCATTCAATTGTTGCACAACCGTGGTATCAAGCAAACGGTCATGTTGACAGGGGATAATGAAAAAGTCGGCCACTCGATTGCTAAGAAGCTCAAGATGAGTGGAGTTTATACTAATTTATTACCAGAAAATAAGGTTTCAATCGTTAATAAACTGTTGAAGAAGTCCCACCAAACAAATCATAAAGTAGCTTTCGTTGGTGATGGGATCAATGATACGCCAGTCCTAGCAACAGCCGACATCGGTTTTGCCATGGGCGGATTAGGATCAGATGCGGCCGTTGAAGCTGCAGATATTGTCATCATGGGCGATGAACCATCCAAAGTCGCTAGAGCAATGAAAATTGCCAAACGCACCCGTCAAATCGTCATCCAAAATATCTCCTTTGCATTAATAATTAAGGTTCTCTTCTTATTAATGGGAGCTTTGGGTATGGTGGACATGTGGCAAGCTGTTTTTGCCGACGTTGGTGTTACTTTGATTGCCGTATTGAATGCCATTCGTCTACAATTAATAAATTTCGATAAGTAA
- a CDS encoding SDR family NAD(P)-dependent oxidoreductase produces MSDSWLGLNDKVVVITGAVGGMGTKFCEEFAKQGSKIVLVDLLKDKIEKYAQELTDKYHVETLPVTCDTTNEEQVDAAVKAVVDKFGRVDVLVNTAAILRFSPLEDLRLDEWKTALNVNITGYFLMSQRFGKVMIKQKHGTLVHISTVASHSPETYSGAYSTTKAAVDMMSKQMAAEWGQFGVRSNCVLPCLVKTPLSANFYSDPKVEDGRKKLVASRRIGTLDDIANTVLFMSSDRSDYTNGGEVTVDGGIGIMMSDQIPKPGGRRQYAIDHHQPAKK; encoded by the coding sequence ATGAGTGATAGTTGGTTAGGTTTAAACGATAAAGTTGTTGTTATTACTGGTGCCGTTGGTGGCATGGGTACGAAATTTTGTGAGGAATTTGCTAAGCAAGGTTCAAAAATTGTTTTAGTCGATTTGCTTAAAGATAAGATTGAGAAGTATGCACAAGAATTAACTGACAAGTATCATGTCGAAACTTTGCCAGTAACTTGTGACACAACTAATGAAGAACAAGTCGATGCAGCCGTAAAAGCCGTCGTTGATAAATTTGGTCGTGTTGATGTGTTAGTTAATACAGCTGCTATTTTGAGATTTTCACCACTTGAGGACTTGCGTCTGGATGAATGGAAGACAGCTCTAAACGTCAATATCACCGGTTACTTCTTGATGTCACAGCGTTTTGGAAAAGTCATGATCAAACAAAAGCATGGTACTTTAGTTCACATTTCAACTGTCGCATCACATTCACCAGAAACTTACAGTGGTGCTTACAGTACAACTAAAGCTGCCGTTGATATGATGTCCAAACAAATGGCTGCTGAATGGGGTCAATTCGGTGTTCGTAGTAATTGTGTTCTCCCATGTTTGGTTAAAACTCCTTTGTCAGCCAACTTCTACAGTGATCCTAAAGTCGAAGATGGTCGTAAGAAGTTAGTTGCTAGTCGTCGTATCGGAACCCTAGATGATATTGCCAATACCGTTCTATTTATGAGTAGTGACCGTTCTGATTACACTAACGGTGGTGAAGTAACTGTCGATGGTGGTATCGGAATCATGATGTCAGATCAAATTCCAAAGCCAGGTGGTCGTCGTCAATACGCTATCGATCATCATCAACCTGCTAAGAAATAG
- a CDS encoding shikimate dehydrogenase has translation MERHISGTTGLFTLLGSPVGHSGSPAMFNYSFKKQGLDYAYLAFDVKKEDMPRAIDALKLFKVRGSNVTMPCKTVAASLVDELSPAAKIIGAVNVIVNDNGKLTGHITDGIGFVRNLKEHGVDIANKKLVVLGSGGAATAIEVQSALDGAAEITIFNKKDEFYQRAEQTKQKIQQAKPEVKVQVCDLADQNKLKAEIARADILVNATIVGMKPLDGKSLVDKSFLRPDLVVADTVYNPLKTKLITDAESIGCTTAPGKGMLLWQGAAAYKLFTGKDMPTAEYQAYEKN, from the coding sequence ATGGAAAGACATATTTCAGGAACTACTGGTTTATTCACTTTGTTAGGTTCGCCAGTTGGTCATTCAGGTTCTCCAGCTATGTTTAATTACAGTTTTAAGAAACAAGGCTTGGATTATGCCTATTTGGCTTTTGACGTGAAAAAAGAGGACATGCCTAGAGCTATTGATGCGTTGAAGTTATTCAAAGTTCGTGGCAGTAACGTTACCATGCCTTGCAAAACTGTTGCTGCTAGTTTAGTCGATGAGTTATCGCCAGCTGCTAAAATTATCGGAGCTGTTAACGTTATTGTGAATGATAATGGCAAATTAACCGGCCACATTACTGATGGAATCGGTTTTGTGCGTAATTTGAAAGAGCATGGTGTCGACATTGCCAATAAGAAATTAGTCGTCCTCGGTTCTGGTGGAGCAGCTACAGCCATTGAAGTTCAATCAGCTTTAGATGGAGCAGCAGAAATTACTATCTTCAATAAAAAAGATGAATTTTACCAACGTGCTGAGCAAACTAAGCAAAAGATTCAACAAGCTAAACCTGAGGTCAAAGTTCAAGTTTGCGATTTAGCTGATCAAAACAAATTGAAAGCAGAAATTGCTCGAGCTGATATTTTAGTCAATGCGACAATAGTTGGGATGAAACCCTTAGACGGAAAATCCCTAGTCGATAAGTCGTTCTTACGTCCCGATTTAGTCGTAGCGGATACAGTTTACAATCCTTTGAAGACTAAACTGATTACTGACGCAGAAAGTATCGGTTGTACCACAGCACCAGGTAAAGGGATGTTGTTGTGGCAAGGAGCTGCTGCTTATAAATTATTCACGGGTAAAGATATGCCAACTGCGGAGTATCAAGCTTATGAAAAAAATTAG
- the abc-f gene encoding ribosomal protection-like ABC-F family protein: protein MDTLVINILNLELTLGGQDILTIPKLSVYENERIGIIGKNGVGKTSLLKLISGELNAEKGNIQREIDFTYYKQFEESKQITDTLDGELLSRFHIPKSNENEWSGGEASKYRLTQALSNYQSGLILDEPTTHLDEKSIDLLIEELKYYYGTLIFVSHDRYFLDKLATKIWEVADGMVTEYVGNYTDYLALKKADIVRKKHESENYQREKQKLEQSLIKKKRQATRMSKVSAERKKRNIRPDRLSSSKQKDTIQKNVQKTAKVIEGKLSRLKEVHSPIEAKTIHFSLPKSLELHNQFPIMGVDLDLKAGQNSLLKNANFQFKNEEKIAIVGDNGIGKTTLLNHIFSQGEGIVLSPKVQFSKYSQHDYNLDDTSNLLKFIEKKSDFSEKIIRSVLHNLGFKPEQITESVNNLSGGEATKVALALVFLRPANVLILDEPTSFIDLPTITALQKLIKDYPGLVIFTSHDRYFVESTATKIYEIENQKLKLKNNRD, encoded by the coding sequence ATTAAGTGTTTATGAAAATGAACGAATCGGTATTATTGGTAAAAATGGGGTTGGAAAAACTTCGTTACTCAAATTAATAAGTGGAGAACTTAATGCTGAGAAAGGAAATATTCAAAGAGAAATAGATTTCACATATTATAAGCAATTCGAAGAAAGTAAGCAGATTACTGACACTTTAGATGGAGAATTGCTTTCTCGTTTTCATATTCCTAAAAGTAATGAGAATGAGTGGAGTGGTGGGGAAGCTTCCAAATATCGTTTAACTCAAGCACTATCTAATTATCAATCAGGATTGATACTGGATGAGCCAACGACACATTTAGATGAAAAAAGTATAGATTTGTTGATTGAAGAATTAAAATACTACTATGGAACTTTGATATTTGTTTCGCATGATCGTTATTTTTTGGACAAGCTTGCTACTAAAATCTGGGAAGTGGCAGATGGAATGGTCACTGAATATGTTGGAAACTATACTGATTATTTAGCTTTGAAAAAAGCTGATATTGTCCGAAAAAAGCATGAATCTGAAAATTATCAACGAGAGAAACAAAAGTTAGAACAGTCTTTAATAAAAAAGAAGAGACAAGCAACAAGAATGTCCAAGGTTTCAGCAGAGCGCAAAAAAAGAAATATACGACCTGATCGACTATCTTCTTCCAAACAAAAAGATACGATTCAGAAGAATGTCCAAAAAACGGCTAAGGTCATTGAAGGCAAGTTATCTCGATTAAAAGAAGTGCACTCTCCAATCGAAGCTAAGACCATCCATTTTTCTCTACCAAAAAGCTTAGAATTGCACAACCAATTTCCAATTATGGGAGTTGACCTAGATTTGAAAGCTGGTCAAAATTCTTTATTAAAGAATGCTAACTTTCAATTTAAAAACGAAGAAAAAATTGCAATTGTTGGTGATAATGGAATTGGGAAGACAACTTTGTTGAATCATATATTTTCTCAAGGAGAGGGCATCGTATTATCGCCCAAAGTGCAATTCTCAAAATATTCTCAGCATGATTATAATTTAGATGATACGAGTAATCTATTAAAATTTATTGAGAAGAAAAGTGATTTTTCAGAAAAAATTATTCGCAGCGTTTTGCACAATTTGGGCTTTAAGCCTGAGCAAATTACGGAATCTGTAAATAATTTAAGTGGTGGCGAGGCTACCAAGGTTGCTTTGGCATTAGTATTCTTACGTCCTGCCAATGTTTTAATTCTTGACGAGCCGACAAGTTTTATAGATTTGCCAACTATTACGGCCTTGCAAAAATTGATAAAAGATTATCCAGGATTAGTAATTTTTACTTCCCATGATCGTTATTTTGTTGAATCTACGGCAACAAAAATTTACGAAATCGAGAATCAAAAATTGAAATTAAAAAATAATAGGGACTAA
- a CDS encoding SDR family oxidoreductase, with protein sequence MKVLIIGAHGKVGHLLIGELQSRNIDFVAGLRSQEQIKAYNENNIETQYIDLTASLDEISTSIEESGADVIVFSAGAGGASDALTMEIDLDGAIKTMMVAEASDIKRYIMVSSMFSDNREKWDATGIRPYMTAKHYADDHLRGTSLDYTIIHPGALTDDDGTGKIQLLGPNESGSIPRADVAKALALIIENPATIKKEYTFASGDTPAEEVFR encoded by the coding sequence ATGAAAGTTCTTATCATTGGTGCTCACGGAAAAGTCGGACACCTATTAATTGGAGAATTACAATCAAGAAACATCGATTTTGTTGCTGGATTGCGTAGTCAAGAACAGATCAAGGCCTACAATGAAAACAACATTGAAACACAATACATTGATTTGACTGCATCTTTAGACGAAATCAGCACATCTATTGAAGAAAGTGGTGCCGATGTCATCGTCTTCTCTGCCGGTGCTGGTGGTGCAAGTGATGCATTAACTATGGAAATCGATCTTGACGGTGCTATTAAAACAATGATGGTTGCCGAAGCAAGTGATATCAAGCGTTATATCATGGTCAGCTCAATGTTCAGTGACAACCGCGAGAAGTGGGACGCTACTGGCATTAGACCTTACATGACCGCTAAACATTACGCTGATGACCATTTGCGTGGTACAAGTCTAGATTACACGATCATCCATCCTGGTGCTTTAACTGATGATGACGGTACGGGCAAGATTCAATTGTTAGGTCCAAATGAATCCGGTTCGATTCCTCGTGCTGACGTTGCTAAAGCTCTAGCTTTGATTATTGAAAATCCCGCTACAATCAAGAAAGAATATACTTTTGCTAGTGGTGACACACCAGCTGAGGAAGTTTTTAGATAG
- a CDS encoding sugar phosphate isomerase/epimerase family protein: MTKEHPITISSWTLGDKCSFEDRCKAASQAGYDGIGLRAETYVDALNEGLSDQDILDMLAKYHLRCTEVEYIVQWCEEPRSYEQKYKEQMCFHMCKLFGVKHINTGLLENYSVDYTAKKLQALASRAGDLIIALEPMPYSGLTNFDKTWKIIQKANCDNVYMLLDMWHWVRSNQSYDMLTKEQAKKVISIQLDDAYARPYVKSVLRDESMHDRLAPGTGELDTVGFVKMIKNAGVDPKVIGVEVISDNYMAKGIDFVADYTYKNTVKVLQAAWPEILQENK, encoded by the coding sequence ATGACGAAGGAACATCCAATTACCATCAGTTCTTGGACTTTGGGTGATAAATGTAGCTTCGAGGATCGTTGTAAAGCTGCCAGTCAAGCCGGTTATGATGGGATTGGTTTGCGAGCTGAAACTTATGTCGATGCCTTAAATGAAGGTTTATCTGATCAAGATATTTTGGACATGTTGGCGAAATATCATCTCAGATGCACCGAGGTTGAATACATCGTCCAATGGTGTGAAGAGCCACGGTCATATGAACAAAAATATAAAGAACAAATGTGTTTCCATATGTGCAAATTGTTTGGCGTTAAGCATATCAACACTGGCTTGTTGGAAAATTATTCAGTTGATTACACGGCCAAAAAATTACAAGCATTGGCCAGTCGTGCGGGTGATTTGATCATCGCTTTGGAACCAATGCCATACAGTGGTTTAACTAATTTTGATAAAACTTGGAAGATTATCCAAAAAGCTAACTGCGACAACGTTTATATGCTATTGGATATGTGGCACTGGGTCAGAAGTAATCAATCTTATGATATGTTGACGAAGGAACAAGCTAAGAAAGTTATTTCGATTCAATTAGATGATGCCTACGCTAGACCTTACGTTAAATCGGTTTTACGTGATGAATCAATGCATGATCGTTTGGCTCCGGGAACTGGTGAATTGGATACTGTCGGCTTTGTCAAAATGATCAAGAATGCTGGTGTTGATCCTAAAGTTATCGGTGTGGAAGTCATTTCTGATAATTATATGGCTAAAGGAATCGACTTCGTGGCTGATTATACTTACAAGAATACCGTGAAGGTTTTGCAAGCAGCTTGGCCAGAAATTTTGCAAGAGAATAAGTGA
- a CDS encoding NCS2 family permease, whose product MESDPSLSFMEKLFHLKEANTTVRREVLAGLTTFVSMAYILFVNPQVLGTAGMDKGAVFTATALSAILGSVLMALLANYPIAIAPGLGDNAFFTYSVVLAMGIPWQTAMAGVFMSSILFLLISVLKLRELVIDSIPHDLKLAMAAGIGLFIAFVGLQGGGLVTASKSTLVEMGSLTVPTTWLTIFGLVATGLLMAKKVPGSIFIGMVLTTIVGLITKLIPLPKQIISTIPSMKPTFGVGVAHMPDLANPQLWAVVLVFLLVAFFDTAGTLIGLAEQAGFMKDNKMPRIGKALMADSISMLGGAVMGTTPTAAFVESSAGIAVGGRTGLTALVVSVMFAISMFFSPLLSIVTTNVTAPVLIIVGILMAQSMKQIDWTKFEIAMPAFLTIVGMPLTYNISYGFAFGILFYPLTMWAAGRRKEVTPIMYILFFVFILLLYIINILPGK is encoded by the coding sequence ATGGAATCAGATCCAAGTCTCAGTTTCATGGAAAAACTATTTCACCTTAAAGAGGCTAATACAACTGTTCGTCGTGAAGTGTTAGCTGGATTAACAACGTTCGTTTCAATGGCTTATATTTTATTCGTCAACCCACAAGTTTTAGGGACAGCGGGTATGGATAAAGGTGCCGTCTTCACTGCTACTGCTCTTTCCGCAATCTTAGGTTCCGTCTTGATGGCTCTACTTGCCAACTATCCAATCGCCATCGCTCCAGGTTTGGGTGACAATGCCTTCTTTACTTATTCAGTAGTTCTCGCTATGGGTATTCCTTGGCAAACAGCTATGGCCGGAGTATTCATGTCGAGTATTTTATTCTTATTGATCTCTGTATTAAAATTACGTGAATTAGTCATCGATTCTATTCCGCATGACTTAAAATTAGCTATGGCTGCTGGTATCGGTTTGTTCATCGCCTTCGTTGGTCTACAAGGTGGTGGCTTAGTCACAGCAAGTAAATCTACTTTGGTAGAAATGGGTTCTTTGACTGTTCCTACAACTTGGTTAACTATCTTCGGACTAGTCGCAACTGGTTTGTTGATGGCCAAAAAAGTTCCTGGTTCAATTTTCATCGGTATGGTTTTAACAACTATCGTCGGTTTAATTACAAAATTAATTCCACTTCCAAAACAAATCATCTCAACTATTCCTAGTATGAAACCAACCTTTGGTGTCGGGGTTGCTCACATGCCAGATCTAGCTAACCCACAACTTTGGGCGGTCGTCTTAGTCTTCTTATTGGTAGCATTCTTCGATACTGCCGGTACTTTGATTGGTTTGGCTGAACAAGCTGGCTTCATGAAAGACAACAAAATGCCTCGTATTGGTAAAGCTTTGATGGCTGACTCTATTTCAATGCTTGGTGGTGCTGTCATGGGTACTACTCCAACTGCCGCCTTCGTTGAATCTTCTGCTGGTATCGCCGTTGGTGGTCGTACTGGTCTAACTGCTCTAGTTGTCAGCGTGATGTTTGCTATCTCAATGTTCTTCTCGCCACTCTTGTCCATCGTAACTACTAACGTTACTGCACCAGTTTTGATCATCGTTGGTATTTTGATGGCTCAATCAATGAAACAAATCGATTGGACTAAATTTGAAATTGCCATGCCAGCCTTTCTAACAATCGTTGGTATGCCTTTGACTTATAACATCTCTTACGGTTTCGCCTTTGGTATCTTGTTCTACCCTCTAACAATGTGGGCTGCTGGCCGCCGTAAGGAAGTTACACCTATTATGTATATCTTGTTCTTTGTCTTTATCTTGTTGCTTTATATTATTAATATTTTGCCTGGGAAGTAA
- a CDS encoding ArsR/SmtB family transcription factor: MPEQNFEVEHQNALHNLKQNIPNDDDLEAMVNIFKAFGDMTRVKIILALAETPLSVGEIADTLDMSQSSISHQLSILKQLNLVSNARRGRNIHYRLSDQHIITIFKQTKEHIIEDENDF, translated from the coding sequence ATGCCAGAACAAAATTTTGAAGTAGAGCACCAAAATGCGCTCCATAATTTAAAACAAAATATCCCTAATGACGACGATCTCGAAGCGATGGTCAACATTTTCAAAGCCTTCGGTGACATGACGAGAGTAAAAATAATTCTTGCCTTGGCTGAAACACCATTAAGCGTTGGTGAGATTGCGGATACCCTTGATATGAGCCAATCTTCCATCTCACATCAATTGAGTATTTTAAAGCAGCTCAATCTTGTTTCTAACGCAAGACGTGGACGTAACATCCATTATCGTTTGAGTGATCAGCATATTATTACTATTTTTAAACAGACTAAAGAACATATTATTGAGGATGAAAACGATTTTTAA
- a CDS encoding type II toxin-antitoxin system Phd/YefM family antitoxin produces MVVSKTTTDFLGKSITSISDLKKSPQKLFDQSNNTNEGIFVFNRNKPEGVLLSLKHYDDLIKENRILREKLDKAYEKLLDEKMNIESEKRIKDHLNNHTKMISEDEVLGDGLKNIKIDDEDGWE; encoded by the coding sequence ATGGTAGTTTCTAAAACAACAACAGATTTTTTAGGAAAGTCAATTACTAGCATTTCCGATTTAAAAAAATCTCCCCAAAAACTTTTTGATCAGTCTAATAATACTAATGAAGGCATATTTGTATTTAATAGAAATAAGCCAGAAGGAGTTCTACTTTCTTTAAAGCACTACGATGATTTAATAAAAGAAAATAGAATATTACGAGAAAAACTTGATAAAGCATATGAAAAATTACTAGATGAGAAAATGAATATCGAATCTGAAAAAAGAATAAAAGATCATTTAAACAATCATACAAAAATGATTAGTGAAGATGAGGTATTAGGAGATGGGTTAAAGAACATTAAAATAGATGATGAAGATGGATGGGAGTAG
- a CDS encoding helix-turn-helix domain-containing protein: MKLSEKIKRCRKNQKMTQQQFGDRLHVSRKTVSGWENDRSFPDISTLIEISDLFDISLDYLLKDSNTTIDYYQTSIAKSNLQKWKDLFIYIFLMVFTVLGYFQFLGLFKLPYHITSLGLITCLLYYLFDYPYWRKRNSSKTKALLVIMLVSLVILNEFMFILMVHINSKFSIYRISGFFFGSTILNFLLCISVYLIFFRVIDTINKRMNR; encoded by the coding sequence ATGAAATTATCAGAAAAAATTAAGCGATGCCGAAAGAATCAAAAAATGACTCAGCAACAATTTGGTGATCGGCTACATGTTTCACGAAAAACTGTTTCGGGTTGGGAAAACGACCGGAGCTTTCCAGATATTTCAACACTGATTGAGATAAGTGATTTGTTTGATATTTCTTTGGATTACCTTTTAAAAGATAGTAATACTACTATTGATTATTATCAGACAAGTATCGCAAAGAGCAATCTTCAAAAGTGGAAGGATTTATTTATCTATATTTTTTTAATGGTCTTCACTGTACTTGGCTATTTTCAATTTTTAGGATTATTCAAACTCCCATATCACATAACATCTTTGGGATTAATTACTTGTTTGTTATATTACCTGTTTGATTATCCCTATTGGAGAAAGAGAAATTCATCCAAAACAAAGGCACTCTTGGTAATTATGCTTGTTAGCTTGGTAATTTTAAACGAATTTATGTTTATTCTCATGGTTCACATTAATAGTAAATTTAGTATTTATCGAATATCGGGTTTCTTCTTTGGTTCTACTATTTTAAATTTTCTTTTATGTATTTCTGTTTATTTAATATTTTTTCGAGTAATTGATACGATTAACAAAAGAATGAACAGATAA
- a CDS encoding type II toxin-antitoxin system RelE family toxin gives MNDSTDLYELVFYPKAAKEFKKLDGDQRIFVLKGLKRIQKEGMLAGQPLHGNLHNCRKLKNKKTGLRIIFMQEDNRINVIEIVAIGYREDSKVYINAGKRINIHRFQK, from the coding sequence ATGAATGATTCTACAGATTTGTATGAATTGGTATTTTATCCTAAAGCCGCTAAGGAATTCAAAAAATTAGATGGTGATCAAAGAATCTTTGTATTGAAAGGTTTAAAGAGAATTCAAAAAGAAGGAATGTTAGCTGGTCAACCTCTTCATGGAAACCTTCATAATTGTAGAAAACTAAAAAATAAAAAAACGGGATTACGAATTATCTTTATGCAAGAAGATAATAGAATAAATGTCATTGAAATAGTAGCAATTGGGTATAGAGAAGATAGTAAAGTATATATTAATGCGGGTAAACGTATTAATATACATAGGTTTCAGAAATAA
- a CDS encoding bacteriocin immunity protein — protein MTKGHLIEEIKNTEQNIVISGNIILKETLDHSIDQLNKGVSDDLVVTNLNSFICNYILKNKFQAPMPLLQLSEFLDKYYTSDYPTIF, from the coding sequence ATGACTAAGGGACATTTGATAGAAGAAATAAAAAATACTGAACAAAATATTGTGATTTCTGGAAATATCATTTTAAAGGAAACACTTGATCATTCAATAGATCAATTAAATAAAGGAGTCTCTGACGATCTAGTTGTGACAAACTTAAATTCATTTATTTGTAACTATATTTTGAAGAACAAGTTTCAAGCACCAATGCCTTTGTTACAGCTATCCGAGTTTTTAGATAAGTACTATACATCAGACTATCCAACAATTTTTTAG